The segment GATTATATGGGAATGTACTCCAAAAATTATCCGTGGTACTTCACTAACATTTTGCACTTTTTGatttataacattttatgtactttaatcaattaattaaaAGGAAATATCCTAGGATATCACTAAAAATAttatgtcacaaatatagactctaaggatcaaaatgaccaaaatatttcattaaagaggtaaatatacacttatacctctAGGATTAACTAATTCAAACAttggggtttagagttaagaggtGGAGATTAATTggattgagatttaaaattttataaaataaaaaaataaatattaaaaatttgaaaataaaattttttaaaatagtttcaaaaagtattttcgaattacaaaaagaaaatttgaaaaagttaaaaaaaaattcgaaaaataataaaaaaaattataaaaaaattcgaatttgaaaacatataatctaaaactataaaaaaaatatttttttaaatgttttttattttttttatatatctaggatATTAAGGTCCTTTtacttattaaataaaacatttgggTCATTTTCTTCCTTgaggtctatttttgtgatcaaaatattaaaagaaaatattaatattaatattaaaatgatctatttaaaaaaactgtccttaattaaattaaaagaaaatattaatattaatattaaattggtgagatactTTGGAAGTATTTAGAACACTCCTAATAAAAGGTTCTAGCAtttgtatatatgtatttttagaaCCCAAGTAAAACTTCCAATGGGGTGCTCTTACATCGCTAATGCCTGCTTTTAGTAGCAAAGTCATGTACGGTGCAAAAAACATGCTAACCATGCGTGAATTGAAAATGTGTACGTGAATCGGTGGTAGAAACATCGTATGCGTGTTTATGGCTTGTCTAAATTCTCTCAATCTGTTCTCTACTTGTGTCTCTCTATATAGACTTGGCAAGTGGTTACATTACCAAAACAAGTCTTCATATGCAAAGTACTTTCTAGTGAGAACTTAAGGGTATCATTAACCCCGGTCTCTTAACCGGGAtttttaactcatgatttgacacctttttttacacttttcggCTAAAAAACatctcttatatctcttatttaagagacggttcttaacttttcttagttaaaatctaaaagaaaattaaaaaccgTCTTTTAGCCGAAGTTAAAAATCCTAGTTAAGAGACTGGGGTTAATGAGTCTCTAATGGATTCAACATTTGAAATATTCAttcaataattattttcatGCAGCAAGGACAACGCAATgaacaagcaaaaaaaaaaaaacttgactcCGGTGTTGCAATTTAGCTTATGTTAAAACGATTGATCACTTTAACCAGTACTCTACCACCAATAATATGTGGTAACGGATTTGTTTTGTTCTAATAATATCAATGGTAACGAATTATTCAAGAAAACATGCGATACTATATTAATTcaattagaaatatatatatttattacaaatTGAGATTAAAATATCACATGGCATTTCCCTCCTCCATATTAGTACAAATAAAAGTAGTAAAAGATAAACTCATGGCTCCTTCATCTGTTGTTTGTTAATAAACATAACTTGCATGCGTCTTTGCTCAGTCTAAGTGTTTCTTGCTAGGGTGGACCCGTGATTTGAACTCTCCATCTCCTCTGAACTTTGCCTTACCCGCCGCATCGTACTTAACGAATCCTCCCAAGTGATCAAAGAACCCCCCGAACAATCTTCTGCCTCCGACATGACTTTGAACTCCAACCTTAGCTTCAGCTTGGCTGTGGCCGCTTAAACCGATCATTTTAGACCCAAAATCGACGCCGTTCTTGGTGAAAGCACCGACGAGACCGCCGCCGCTGCCGCGAACAAGAGGGATGCCGATTTGCTTCACGGAAGAGAACTTCATGGTGCACTCAGTGATCTCCTTAACGAAAACAGTAATGGCACCCTTCAAGTTAATCAAACATTCGTCGATCTTGTCCCTATCCCCTTGGCTTATCATAGCGTTAACATTGAACTTATACTTGGCCGAGATCTCAGCAATCTTCTCCTCAAGCTTAAGAAAACATCCAGCCATAACGTTGTAGCTCTTCTCGAGCTTAGCCGCAAAGGAACCTTCTATACCAATAGCTGCTTCAGCCGCAAACATCGCCTTGGCTATCATAGCGTATTTGGTGTACGCCACGCGAATCACGTTCCTGACGCCTGCAGCCTTGAAGGCTGCGAGCTGGTTGCTGAAGGTTTTGCATATGGAGAACAAAGCGTTGAACTGAGCGCTGTTTGGTGCGGATTTAGCCTTCTCCTCGATGAACTTAGAGATTTCATTGGAAGGGATGGTTTGGATTCCCCCCAAAGTAGGTGGACATATgttcttttgtgttttcttgGGATTAGGTGGGTGAGCCGAGACGGAGGCGATGACTAGAACTAAGGCTAAAGATAACAACAGAGAAGTCCTTGCCATGGTTGTATTGATGGCAAGGCAAAATGAAGGAAATGCATTTTGCTTTGAGGACTTTGAAAggtatttatacattttgatttcgcctaataataaactaaataagTTACAAGAACAGAAGGAAAAACAACCCAAATAAAAGAGAGATTCATGGACGTTCACTAGACTTTGGTCTTGCTGGCTAGCTAATTTTGTGAATTGCAAAAAGAGATTAACAAGTCATTACTGGTTAATTTAGACAACCGGTCTAGATAGTTATGTA is part of the Brassica rapa cultivar Chiifu-401-42 chromosome A09, CAAS_Brap_v3.01, whole genome shotgun sequence genome and harbors:
- the LOC103837051 gene encoding uncharacterized protein LOC103837051, with amino-acid sequence MARTSLLLSLALVLVIASVSAHPPNPKKTQKNICPPTLGGIQTIPSNEISKFIEEKAKSAPNSAQFNALFSICKTFSNQLAAFKAAGVRNVIRVAYTKYAMIAKAMFAAEAAIGIEGSFAAKLEKSYNVMAGCFLKLEEKIAEISAKYKFNVNAMISQGDRDKIDECLINLKGAITVFVKEITECTMKFSSVKQIGIPLVRGSGGGLVGAFTKNGVDFGSKMIGLSGHSQAEAKVGVQSHVGGRRLFGGFFDHLGGFVKYDAAGKAKFRGDGEFKSRVHPSKKHLD